One Ahaetulla prasina isolate Xishuangbanna chromosome 1, ASM2864084v1, whole genome shotgun sequence DNA window includes the following coding sequences:
- the MAP10 gene encoding microtubule-associated protein 10, which produces MEGGDGRREHLFSLELLVESARVQPQLLPSLLPDSGPFLPSVALRLLDFPTLLVHAPQAASWPVVPFGRGKSCLFRLRPDALMGLLRRSPLHALLLALPPNQGPARLLGSSSISLAAAAEELLPGSGPATGRGHFPVRDLLGESVGELALSYRLNNLGSSSLDHFDQGAAVDEALAGDCPRGRAVARSLSLDFISEGEEEEQDPAPGGGSRGSLSSPDTEPEPFSGSSSGEEIAGELDSDAFYPPPMYYSHQTESCFPSPKAATRVIIMAAQDSLPKEGTSLPFVKEEPVVNAEKALSPLLASTPTGSTSEQLRQTLSQLPLLNALLVEISLLNSQPLPPGPSTVHPQLAWLYQNAEEGTKILPCNGKNLCACWDDKKNTPHRKERGRSPSPKLKRNRPDNLKGMSPICPGKTFTKPVYTERPVSPEKLNTKENSPTRRKFSSGLSNTLKLRVQRSSPGMLKVHEKREHHRKKLGDISFEKKGKSSLTKEKIFKGSLDYRPKSSGQYDEKSISDQNAQINENVETLIQSSVGRNSSMTTKKISSRITKKIGANCVKNKDNAKGKYLSESVDSNYKEKSLEVHLPRVFLQDTEALENPVEAEIEKCLQRDCNIPNIYKDRHTNNLEKSHAHQNSDGLVVTSENAAYSEDFTSIDSCGASFEARENSPEPLSINSDHSQSIIDSSSKNSRSRLAKCISPLLPKVSAISPVQTLKKTYDLKSNKNKLGIGLNKFDDDSLVRTLRDQLAIHEKEKVTQTSEDKQIQPDKMCNIVKSQSSLENSHSARTSQVSSYLPSSMSDLEFSGLEESKAPGNEKEDSFGKMNNTNQCKHISELVINKLPGYTM; this is translated from the coding sequence ATGGAGGGAGGCGATGGCCGCAGGGAGCATCTGTTCTCCTTGGAGCTGCTGGTGGAGTCGGCGCGCGTGCAACCGCAGCTGCTGCCGTCGCTGCTCCCGGACAGTGGGCCCTTCCTGCCGTCCGTGGCTCTCCGGCTGCTGGATTTCCCGACCCTCCTGGTCCACGCCCCGCAGGCCGCGTCGTGGCCGGTGGTGCCCTTCGGGCGGGGCAAGTCGTGCCTCTTCAGGCTGCGGCCGGACGCTCTGATGGGCCTCTTGCGGCGCTCTCCGCTCCACGCGCTGCTGCTGGCGCTGCCTCCCAACCAGGGTCCCGCCCGCCTGCTCGGCTCGTCCAGCATCTCTTTGGCGGCCGCCGCCGAGGAGTTGTTGCCTGGCTCCGGGCCGGCGACTGGAAGGGGCCACTTCCCGGTTCGCGACCTGCTGGGAGAGTCGGTGGGCGAGCTGGCGCTGAGCTACCGCCTCAACAACCTGGGCTCCTCGAGCCTTGATCACTTCGATCAAGGGGCGGCGGTGGACGAAGCCCTCGCTGGAGACTGTCCGCGGGGGAGAGCGGTGGCACGGAGCCTCAGTCTGGACTTCATctcggaaggggaggaggaggagcaggacccTGCCCCAGGTGGTGGCAGCCGGGGGTCCTTAAGCAGCCCTGATACAGAGCCCGAGCCCTTTTCCGGTAGCTCAAGCGGAGAAGAAATCGCAGGAGAGCTGGACAGCGATGCCTTTTACCCCCCACCAATGTATTACAGTCATCAAACGGAGAGTTGCTTCCCCAGCCCCAAAGCTGCAACGAGAGTGATCATCATGGCGGCTCAAGATTCACTTCCCAAAGAAGGAACTTCTTTACCTTTTGTTAAGGAGGAGCCTGTAGTTAACGCTGAGAAGGCTCTGTCACCCTTACTCGCCAGCACACCAACAGGGAGTACTTCGGAACAACTCAGGCAGACTTTAAGTCAGTTGCCTCTCCTGAATGCTTTGCTGGTAGAAATCTCCTTGCTAAATAGCCAGCCCCTACCACCAGGACCCTCTACTGTGCATCCTCAGTTGGCATGGCTATATCAAAATGCAGAAGAAGGTACAAAAATCTTACCCTGTAATGGTAAGAATCTGTGTGCCTGCTGGGATGATAAAAAGAACACCCCACATCGCAAAGAAAGAGGAAGATCACCTAGccctaaattaaaaagaaatcgcCCAGATAATTTAAAAGGCATGTCTCCTATCTGTCCTGGCAAAACTTTTACAAAACCAGTATACACTGAAAGACCTGTGAGCCCTGAAAAACTTAATACCAAAGAAAATTCTCCCACTAGAAGGAAATTCTCTAGTGGGCTGTCGAACACATTAAAGCTACGTGTTCAGCGATCCAGTCCAGGTATGTTGAAGGTTCATGAAAAGAGAGAACATCATAGAAAAAAACTTGGCGACatatcatttgaaaaaaaaggtaaaagctCTTTGactaaagaaaaaatattcaagGGCTCCCTTGACTATCGTCCAAAGTCTTCTGGGCAATATGATGAAAAAAGCATCTCTGATCAAAATGCTCAAATTAATGAAAACGTTGAGACTTTAATACAAAGCAGTGTTGGCCGAAATAGCTCTATGACCACAAAGAAAATAAGCTCTCGCATTACCAAAAAAATTGGAGCCAATTGTGTGAAGAATAAAGACAATGCCAAAGGGAAGTACTTGTCTGAAAGTGTTGATTCTAATTATAAAGAAAAGAGCTTGGAAGTCCATCTGCCAAGAGTCTTTTTACAGGACACTGAAGCCCTTGAAAACCCAGTAGAGGCTGAAATAGAAAAATGTTTGCAACGTGATTGTAATATTccaaatatatataaagatagGCACACCAACAACTTGGAAAAGAGTCATGCACATCAGAATTCCGATGGTTTAGTAGTTACTTCTGAAAATGCAGCCTATTCAGAAGATTTTACCAGTATTGACAGTTGTGGTGCAAGCTTTGAAGCTCGAGAGAATAGTCCTGAACCTTTATCTATAAACTCAGATCACAGTCAGTCAATCATTGACTCCAGCTCTAAAAATTCCAGAAGTCGTCTTGCTAAATGTATTTCACCTCTTCTTCCGAAGGTTTCAGCTATATCTCCTGTTCAGACTCTGAAAAAGACATATGACTTAAAATCTAACAAAAACAAATTAGGCATTGGATTGAACAAATTTGATGATGATTCCCTTGTAAGAACTTTAAGAGACCAACTTGCAATTCATGAAAAGGAAAAAGTTACACAGACTTCTGAGGACAAACAAATACAGCCTGATAAAATGTGTAACATAGTAAAAAGCCAGTCATCTCTAGAAAACAGCCATTCTGCAAGGACATCTCAAGTTAGTTCTTACTTGCCCTCTAGTATGTCTGACCTTGAATTCAGTGGTCTAGAAGAAAGCAAAGCACCTGGCAACGAAAAAGAGGATAGCTTCGGAAAGATGAATAATACAAATCAGTGTAAACATATCAGTGAATTAGTAATAAACAAGCTTCCAGGATACACAATGTAG